Below is a genomic region from Thermodesulfobacteriota bacterium.
GCGGTCGCGAGGACCGCCCCCGGAAGGATTACTTCGCCGCGGCTTTCTTCGCCATGGCGTCGCCGATGATCTTTATTCCCTTGCGCGACTCCTCGACGGAGCGCGTCAACGATTCGCGGGCCAGCGCCGGGTTGTGGAAGCCGTCGGAATTCTCCGCCGTCCACCACTCCCACAGGACGTGCGCCTTCTGGTGCTGCTCCTGCGCCTCTTTCATGACGTCTGCGGGCAGCCCCGCGTTCTTCCCCTCGACGATCCTGTCGATCAGCTCGGAGATCCAGAACTCCGCCTTGCGCATCTTCCCCTTCGTGTAGTTGCGGATCGACTCGATCTCGTAGATCGCCTGGTGCTCGGTCAGGTTCGGGTGGCACTTCGACGTCAGGCAGGTCTGCCGCAGGTAGTTCTTCGGGCTGGTCTGCCAGTGGGAGGTGTACACCTTCCCCTTGGCGTTGCGCACCTTCGGCATGTGGCAGGAGTTGCACTTGGCGCCCACCTTGTCATGCACCGATCCCCAGTACGTCTCCGCCTCGGGGTGCTGCGCCTTCCAGAGCAGCCCGCCGGTCAGCGTGTGCCGGAAGTCGCGGAAGCCCAGCGCGTTGTAGTGGTCGTAGATCCCCAAGACATTCTTGAACGGGAAGTGGTTGGTCCGTTGGTCCGCCGCCTTGATCGAGTATTCCCCCGTCTTCGGGTCGAAGCCGGGGTTGCAGTTGTACTCGACGTGGCATTGACCGCACTGGAGGTTCGCGTCGTACTTTTCCAGCAGGGCGATCTTCCGGTAGCCGTCGCGGAACTCCTTCACCTCGATCTTCGTGGGATTGGGGTCCTTGTGCCAGAGCGTGTCCTTCTCCGGCCGCGTGAGCGCCTGGATCAGGCCGTCCCGGACGATCCGCGGCTTCGCGGCGTGGGGGTCGTGGCAGATGTAGCAGTTCATCGCGTTGTTCAAATCCTTCACGAACTCCACCACGTTGGAGGTGCGGTCCCACTTCGCCTTGGGGTCCTTGTCCCCCATATACTTCCACTTCAGGATCTGGTCCTGCGTTTTGCACTGCATGCAGGTGGGGTTCGCCGCCGCGGCGCTCTCGGGGAGGAAAGGCTTGTGCTCCGTGTTGCCAGGGTACCGGTCCTCGAGGATGTCCCAGACCTTCACGGGCCCCGGGACGGAGACGTATCCCCAGCCATTCTTCGGCTGGAACCGGCCGCCGAAGGCGCGGTCCACGACGAACTGGTCGAGGAGCATGTAGGCGTGGCTGCGGGGATTGGCATGCTCCTTGGTGAAGCCGTGACCCATCATCAGCTTGTCCCAGAACGGGTTCGGGGAGCGCTCCGTGAGCAGCGACTTCTCGGTCCGGGCCGCCTTCTTCAGGTTCAGGGTGTTCTGGCTGGCGTACTGATCCGGGTGGCAGCGCCCGCACGTCTCGAGGTCGACGCGCGTCACGGGGCGCTTCGCCTCGTCCTTCAGGTGTTCCGCCGTCCCGTCGTGGCAGTTCGCGCAGTTGATCTTCGCGTGCTTTCCGCCTTCCTTGAGCGCCTTGATCTCGTCGTGGCACTCGAAGCAGCTTTTTTCCGCCACCGGGCGCTCTACCGGTTTCGCGGCCTTCGGCACGGCGCGCACGGTCATCGGTCCGTAGATCGCGGCCTCCGTCCCGATATCGCCTCCGGCCGCGGCCGCGGCGCCGGACACATGGAAGGCAAGGAGCGCAATCCCCATCGCGACGACCGGAAACAGCACTGACCGTTTCATCCGTCCCCCTCCTTCTGCCGATTTTCGCTGGCTTGGATCTCCCGGATGCGGCACGAAAACAGATGCCTGTCCCTGCCCGACCGATTCATTATACGGGCGGCGGGCCTTGCATCGAAATTCTCGTGCAACCCGGGACGGGGAACATTGACTTGGATCAATTTCCTCCCGCGCTGCGCACCTCGTGGAGTGCATCCACGGAGTAGACCGCGAGCCCCGCCCAGATGAGGAGGAAGGCCGCCAGCTCGCCTCTGCCGAACGGCTCGCCGAAGGCGAACACCGCCAGCAGGAAGTGCCCCGTCGGGGAGATGTACTGGAGGA
It encodes:
- a CDS encoding ammonia-forming cytochrome c nitrite reductase subunit c552, yielding MKRSVLFPVVAMGIALLAFHVSGAAAAAGGDIGTEAAIYGPMTVRAVPKAAKPVERPVAEKSCFECHDEIKALKEGGKHAKINCANCHDGTAEHLKDEAKRPVTRVDLETCGRCHPDQYASQNTLNLKKAARTEKSLLTERSPNPFWDKLMMGHGFTKEHANPRSHAYMLLDQFVVDRAFGGRFQPKNGWGYVSVPGPVKVWDILEDRYPGNTEHKPFLPESAAAANPTCMQCKTQDQILKWKYMGDKDPKAKWDRTSNVVEFVKDLNNAMNCYICHDPHAAKPRIVRDGLIQALTRPEKDTLWHKDPNPTKIEVKEFRDGYRKIALLEKYDANLQCGQCHVEYNCNPGFDPKTGEYSIKAADQRTNHFPFKNVLGIYDHYNALGFRDFRHTLTGGLLWKAQHPEAETYWGSVHDKVGAKCNSCHMPKVRNAKGKVYTSHWQTSPKNYLRQTCLTSKCHPNLTEHQAIYEIESIRNYTKGKMRKAEFWISELIDRIVEGKNAGLPADVMKEAQEQHQKAHVLWEWWTAENSDGFHNPALARESLTRSVEESRKGIKIIGDAMAKKAAAK